A single genomic interval of Pseudomonas sp. FeN3W harbors:
- a CDS encoding HAD-IIIC family phosphatase — MQQLHWLPAHPDLSAAISQAKRIDDPLQRLYEAVRLASYQRDFTLTARLDKLAAAGIEQHAAAARLTPLRVALLSSHTVDHLLPAIRVAGLQRRLALSLHVAPYGMYRQALLADDPALNAFAPQMVLLALDAHDAPLQLPLQASQAEVDAAVAERVDELRMLWRRARERYAAQVVQQTLVPVTPPLFGAYEALVPASPRAVIERLNAAIRAAARGDGVLLLDLAWQAAAYGDGLAEPVRWHQAKQLVSPTLAPLYGEHFARIAAATAGLSRKCLVLDLDNTLWGGVIGDDGIDGIQLGQGSPSGEAFLAFQRYAAQLARRGVILAVCSKNDLHVAEAAFEHTEMALKRSDIAAFVANWEDKAGNLRRIASILDIGLDSLVFVDDNPAERDIVRRELPEVAVPELPEDVADYPARIAAAGYFEAVSFTSDDAERGRSYALNAERKAALSQATDMDGYLRGLQMVLRVSRIGTAEQARATQLINKTNQFNLTTRRYTEAEVERMASDPQAIALALRLEDKFGDNGLISVVLARPDAAIEADELLIDSWLMSCRVLGREVEQAVLEVLADAAAAAGWRALVGEYRPTERNGMVAEHYPRLGFEQRPAPANATSDASFWRYELASRALIHHHIQVQA; from the coding sequence ATGCAACAACTTCACTGGCTGCCGGCGCACCCGGACCTCTCCGCCGCGATCAGCCAAGCCAAACGTATCGATGATCCGCTGCAGCGCCTGTATGAAGCCGTCCGACTGGCATCCTATCAGCGGGATTTCACCCTGACCGCACGGCTGGACAAGCTGGCCGCCGCGGGTATCGAACAGCATGCCGCGGCGGCACGGCTGACGCCGCTGCGGGTGGCGCTACTGTCCTCGCATACGGTCGATCACCTGCTGCCGGCCATCCGCGTGGCCGGGCTGCAACGGCGTCTGGCGCTGTCGCTGCACGTTGCGCCCTATGGCATGTACCGCCAGGCATTGTTGGCCGATGATCCGGCGCTGAACGCCTTCGCCCCGCAAATGGTGCTGCTGGCGCTGGACGCCCATGACGCGCCGCTGCAACTGCCCCTGCAGGCAAGCCAGGCGGAGGTGGATGCCGCCGTGGCGGAACGCGTCGATGAGCTGCGCATGCTCTGGCGCCGGGCCCGCGAGCGCTATGCCGCGCAGGTGGTGCAGCAAACGCTGGTGCCGGTCACGCCGCCACTGTTCGGCGCTTACGAAGCACTGGTGCCGGCTTCGCCGCGGGCAGTCATCGAACGGTTGAATGCCGCCATCCGAGCCGCTGCCCGTGGGGATGGCGTGCTGCTGCTCGATCTTGCCTGGCAGGCGGCTGCCTATGGCGACGGGCTGGCCGAGCCGGTGCGCTGGCACCAGGCCAAGCAGCTGGTCAGCCCGACCCTGGCACCGCTTTATGGCGAACACTTTGCGCGGATCGCGGCAGCCACTGCCGGGCTGTCGCGCAAATGCCTGGTGCTGGATCTGGACAACACGCTCTGGGGCGGCGTGATCGGCGACGACGGCATCGACGGTATCCAGCTCGGCCAGGGCAGCCCCAGCGGCGAGGCATTTCTCGCCTTTCAGCGTTATGCCGCGCAGCTGGCGCGCCGCGGGGTGATCCTCGCGGTGTGCAGCAAGAACGACCTGCACGTTGCCGAAGCAGCCTTTGAACATACCGAGATGGCACTCAAGCGCAGCGATATCGCGGCCTTCGTCGCCAACTGGGAAGACAAGGCCGGCAACCTGAGGCGCATCGCGAGCATCCTCGATATCGGCCTGGACAGCCTGGTCTTCGTCGACGACAACCCTGCCGAGCGCGACATCGTGCGCCGCGAGCTGCCGGAAGTCGCCGTACCGGAGCTGCCCGAGGATGTCGCCGACTACCCCGCGCGCATAGCCGCGGCGGGCTATTTCGAGGCCGTGTCCTTTACCTCCGACGACGCCGAACGTGGCCGCAGCTATGCGTTGAATGCCGAACGCAAGGCCGCGCTGAGTCAGGCCACGGACATGGACGGCTACCTGCGCGGGCTGCAGATGGTGCTGCGCGTCAGCCGCATCGGCACCGCCGAGCAGGCCCGCGCCACCCAGCTGATCAACAAGACCAATCAGTTCAACCTCACCACCCGCCGCTATACCGAAGCCGAAGTCGAGCGCATGGCCAGCGATCCGCAGGCCATCGCGCTGGCCCTGCGGCTGGAAGACAAGTTCGGCGATAACGGCCTGATCAGCGTGGTGCTGGCGCGACCGGATGCAGCCATCGAGGCTGACGAACTGCTGATCGACAGCTGGCTGATGAGCTGCCGGGTGCTGGGACGCGAGGTGGAGCAAGCGGTGCTCGAGGTGCTGGCCGATGCGGCAGCGGCTGCCGGCTGGCGCGCCCTGGTCGGCGAATACCGCCCCACCGAACGCAACGGTATGGTCGCCGAACACTACCCACGGCTGGGCTTCGAGCAGCGACCCGCGCCTGCCAACGCCACCAGCGATGCAAGTTTCTGGCGCTACGAGCTGGCCTCGCGCGCCCTCATCCATCATCACATTCAGGTGCAAGCATGA
- a CDS encoding acyl carrier protein: MNEKDILQALTQVFHDVFDDDDIVLTPETTADDIDGWDSQTHVLLIVAAEQRFGIKFRTAELESLKNVGHFAQLIQTKLGGR, from the coding sequence ATGAACGAAAAGGACATTCTCCAGGCGCTGACCCAGGTCTTCCACGACGTGTTCGACGATGACGACATCGTCCTCACCCCCGAAACCACCGCTGACGACATCGATGGCTGGGATAGCCAGACCCATGTATTGCTGATCGTGGCCGCCGAGCAACGCTTCGGCATCAAGTTCCGCACCGCCGAATTGGAGTCGCTGAAGAACGTCGGCCACTTCGCCCAGTTGATTCAGACCAAACTCGGAGGACGTTAA
- a CDS encoding lipid A deacylase LpxR family protein translates to MHSRSLPCLCLLAASITAPIVSHADILAIKVENDIIASGSDGHYTNGLEVIWGFEPDEQSWTRRFADLLPGWSGSAVDNVSYRFGHQIYTPEEIETRALIEDDRPYAGLLFAGMSMFSDTQYDGWRAAQGLHLDVGIVGPAAGGKRLQRAVHKVTDSDEPNGWDNQLENEPFVNLGYQHRWWLQERFAGLELEYGPSVGFALGNLYSYGSAGLGLRLGQNLQRSFSIPAVTPAQSGSQFFRPGGDFAWYGFANVEGRYMAHNMLLDGNTFEDSHSVDRREWVGDAKLGVALTWSRWQLAFASVWRTREFQGQQEHDQFGSITLSTAL, encoded by the coding sequence ATGCATTCTCGTTCTTTGCCGTGCTTGTGCCTGCTCGCCGCATCCATCACCGCCCCCATCGTCAGCCATGCCGACATCCTCGCCATCAAGGTGGAGAACGACATCATCGCCTCGGGCAGTGATGGTCATTACACCAATGGCCTGGAAGTCATCTGGGGTTTCGAACCGGACGAACAGAGCTGGACGCGACGCTTCGCCGATCTGCTGCCCGGCTGGTCGGGCAGTGCCGTCGACAACGTCTCCTATCGCTTCGGTCATCAGATCTACACGCCGGAGGAAATCGAAACCCGAGCGCTGATCGAAGATGACCGCCCCTACGCCGGACTGCTGTTCGCCGGCATGTCGATGTTCTCCGACACCCAGTACGACGGCTGGCGCGCCGCGCAAGGGCTGCACCTTGATGTCGGTATCGTCGGCCCGGCCGCCGGTGGCAAACGCCTGCAGCGTGCCGTGCACAAGGTGACCGACAGCGACGAACCCAACGGCTGGGACAACCAGCTGGAGAACGAGCCCTTCGTCAATCTGGGCTATCAGCATCGCTGGTGGCTGCAGGAGCGCTTCGCCGGGCTGGAGCTGGAATACGGCCCGAGCGTGGGCTTCGCCCTCGGCAACCTTTATAGCTATGGCTCGGCCGGGCTGGGCCTGCGCCTGGGGCAGAACCTGCAGCGCAGCTTCAGCATCCCCGCGGTAACGCCGGCGCAAAGCGGCAGCCAGTTCTTCCGACCGGGTGGCGATTTCGCCTGGTACGGCTTCGCCAATGTCGAAGGGCGCTACATGGCGCACAACATGCTGCTGGACGGCAACACCTTCGAGGACAGCCATTCGGTGGACCGCCGCGAGTGGGTCGGCGACGCCAAGCTTGGCGTGGCACTGACCTGGAGCCGCTGGCAGCTGGCGTTCGCCAGCGTCTGGCGCACCCGCGAATTCCAGGGCCAGCAGGAACACGACCAATTCGGCTCGATCACCCTGTCTACCGCGCTCTGA
- a CDS encoding sigma-54-dependent Fis family transcriptional regulator — protein sequence MTSRLSQHVHQVLSFGEGTSASQGPAADPAIARSWRRCLEQHQLDPTSLRAPCVIERPRLNEHRERLDRVIAVAHWQMNSLHQQLGSSGHAVLLTDASGVVIDSVADQAERAQFQRAGLWLGAVWNEATEGTNGVGLCLLERQALTIRRDEHFRGRHAALTCSASPVFDAEGGLLAVLNVSSAREDLSRQRRFHTMALTNLSAKLIESCFFLQHCEGNYLLRFHAQPEYIGLLSEGLLAFDGEGRITAINETALNLLASSREALLGRPLETVLDVRLDQLLERARPQPGACWPLHTHDGQRLFCQLRGPQMRVVAAPRQEPADVAGLCLLDPSMRSGFSRALKVLERDVPVLLQGETGTGKEAFAGALHRASSRAGRPFVALNCAAIPETLIESELFGYRGGSFTGARREGMVGKLEQANGGILFLDEIGDMPLALQTRLLRVLEERKVTPLGAAAPAELNIRLISASHHDLRSLVASGAFREDLYYRLGGLMVALPPLRERSDKPALLDHLLAEEAQGEAICLEPAARQALLRYSWPGNVRQLRNLLRTLVALSEQGRIGLDEVLAVLPTEMGEVEAPRDPLQSAEREALLSVLRERHWQVSRVAEQLGISRNTLYRKLRKHGISRN from the coding sequence ATGACCTCTCGACTCAGTCAGCATGTGCACCAGGTCCTGAGCTTCGGTGAAGGCACGTCCGCCAGCCAGGGCCCGGCTGCCGATCCCGCCATTGCACGTTCCTGGCGCCGTTGCCTGGAGCAGCATCAGCTGGACCCCACCAGCCTGCGCGCGCCCTGCGTAATCGAGCGTCCGCGACTCAACGAGCACCGCGAGCGGCTGGACCGGGTTATCGCCGTCGCCCACTGGCAGATGAACAGCCTGCACCAGCAGCTGGGCAGCAGCGGACATGCGGTACTGCTGACCGACGCCAGCGGCGTAGTGATCGACAGCGTAGCCGATCAGGCCGAGCGTGCGCAGTTCCAGCGCGCCGGACTGTGGCTCGGCGCGGTGTGGAACGAGGCGACCGAGGGCACCAATGGCGTCGGCCTGTGCCTGCTGGAGCGCCAGGCGCTGACCATTCGGCGTGACGAGCACTTCCGTGGCCGGCACGCAGCACTGACCTGTTCGGCGAGCCCGGTGTTCGATGCCGAGGGTGGGTTGCTCGCCGTACTCAACGTGTCGTCGGCGCGTGAGGATTTGTCGCGCCAGCGGCGTTTTCACACCATGGCGCTGACCAACCTGTCGGCCAAGCTCATCGAAAGCTGTTTCTTCCTGCAGCACTGCGAGGGCAACTACCTGCTGCGCTTCCATGCCCAGCCCGAATACATCGGCCTGCTCAGCGAAGGCCTGCTGGCGTTCGATGGCGAGGGACGGATCACCGCGATCAACGAAACCGCGCTCAACCTGCTCGCCAGTAGCCGCGAGGCGCTATTAGGCCGGCCCTTGGAAACTGTGCTCGATGTGCGTCTGGATCAGTTGCTGGAGCGTGCGCGACCGCAGCCGGGGGCTTGCTGGCCCTTGCATACCCATGACGGTCAGCGGCTGTTCTGCCAGCTGCGCGGGCCGCAGATGCGTGTGGTTGCCGCGCCGCGTCAGGAGCCGGCCGACGTGGCGGGCCTGTGCCTGCTCGATCCGTCAATGCGCAGCGGTTTCAGCCGTGCGCTGAAGGTGCTCGAGCGGGACGTACCGGTGTTGCTGCAAGGCGAAACCGGCACCGGCAAGGAGGCGTTCGCCGGTGCGTTGCATCGCGCCAGCAGCCGCGCCGGCCGGCCATTCGTGGCACTGAACTGCGCGGCGATTCCGGAGACGCTGATCGAAAGCGAGCTGTTCGGCTATCGCGGCGGCAGTTTCACCGGCGCGCGTCGCGAGGGCATGGTCGGCAAGCTGGAGCAGGCCAACGGCGGCATTCTCTTTCTCGACGAGATCGGCGACATGCCGTTGGCGCTGCAGACGCGATTGCTGCGTGTGCTGGAGGAGCGCAAGGTCACCCCGCTGGGGGCTGCCGCACCGGCCGAATTGAACATCCGCCTGATCAGCGCCAGCCATCATGACCTGCGCTCGCTGGTGGCCAGCGGCGCGTTCCGTGAGGATCTGTACTACCGCCTTGGCGGGCTGATGGTCGCGTTGCCGCCGTTGCGCGAGCGCAGCGATAAGCCGGCGTTGCTTGATCATCTGCTGGCGGAAGAAGCGCAAGGCGAGGCTATCTGCCTCGAGCCGGCTGCACGGCAGGCCTTGCTGCGCTACAGCTGGCCGGGCAACGTGCGGCAGCTGCGCAATCTGTTGCGCACGTTGGTGGCGCTGAGCGAACAGGGTCGTATTGGGCTGGACGAGGTGCTTGCTGTATTGCCGACCGAAATGGGCGAGGTCGAGGCACCGCGTGATCCGTTGCAGTCGGCCGAGCGCGAGGCGCTGCTGAGCGTACTGCGCGAGCGGCACTGGCAGGTCAGTCGGGTGGCCGAACAGCTCGGGATCAGTCGCAACACGCTCTATCGCAAGCTGCGCAAGCACGGCATCTCGCGTAACTGA
- a CDS encoding DUF3325 domain-containing protein, translating to MMLPFVAGLLLAYGGMVGLCQGMERNFKLVWKREPSRVLRHALRVLGTVLLAGSFASCVWAWGWAMGPVGWFGAISLAALLVAWLLPYQARAAVVFPVAGIPLWLLVWAVAG from the coding sequence ATGATGCTGCCGTTCGTGGCTGGCCTGCTGCTCGCCTATGGCGGCATGGTCGGGTTGTGTCAGGGCATGGAGCGCAACTTCAAGCTGGTCTGGAAGCGCGAGCCGTCGCGGGTGCTGCGCCATGCATTGCGCGTGCTCGGAACAGTCTTGCTGGCGGGCAGTTTCGCTAGTTGCGTCTGGGCCTGGGGTTGGGCGATGGGGCCGGTGGGCTGGTTTGGTGCGATCTCGCTGGCGGCGTTGCTAGTGGCGTGGCTGCTGCCGTATCAGGCGCGGGCCGCCGTGGTCTTCCCTGTCGCGGGTATTCCGTTGTGGCTGTTGGTCTGGGCGGTGGCAGGCTGA
- a CDS encoding PepSY-associated TM helix domain-containing protein: MKKQSFTQSMAWLHTWGGLLLGWVLFAIFLTGTLAVFDKEIDGWMRPEVPAYAGSQEEALQRAVDYLRARHADAPNWNINLPSERSSNLSVSTGEQRRGGGQLLDPATGEPISARETAGGGFFFRFHFTLNMPRNIGIWVVGLAAMAMLVALISGIVIHKKIFKDFFTFRPGKGQRSWLDAHNASGVLLLPFHLMITYTGLVIFYLLYMPAAVDVLYDGDRQAASRDLRGGAAEQRTERPPAGGRGQQRDAGMDQAMAGRSDVTAQSASAVPLAPLGPILAQAEAAMGPVGGLSIQNPGRPDARIDVRPVLGNRIELTKGRSMSFDGVSGVVLRKPDESRPSLLTQRVMAGLHFAQFGGYPMRWLYFLCGMVSCAMIATGLLHFCIKRRRKYAEQSAASQRFHRLVESLNLAVVVGLSLACIGLLWANRLLPVQLAQRGEWEVRVFFLIWMVALAHALWRPTLRGWAEQLALLALLCVTLPLLNMVTAGGAPWADPTRLWLELTCVTMGAILLWLMRKVTLRTGTVQERPRRAAMKLKEMHP; this comes from the coding sequence ATGAAGAAGCAGAGCTTCACGCAGTCCATGGCCTGGCTGCATACCTGGGGTGGCCTGCTGTTGGGGTGGGTGCTGTTCGCCATCTTTCTGACCGGCACACTGGCGGTGTTCGACAAGGAAATCGATGGCTGGATGCGCCCGGAGGTGCCTGCTTACGCGGGCAGTCAGGAGGAGGCGCTGCAGCGTGCGGTCGATTATCTGCGGGCGCGCCACGCCGATGCGCCGAACTGGAACATCAATCTGCCCAGCGAGCGCTCGTCGAACCTCAGCGTGTCGACTGGTGAGCAGCGCCGCGGCGGCGGGCAACTGCTCGATCCGGCGACCGGCGAGCCGATCTCGGCGCGGGAAACGGCGGGTGGCGGGTTTTTCTTTCGTTTCCATTTCACCCTGAACATGCCGCGCAATATCGGTATCTGGGTGGTCGGGCTGGCGGCCATGGCGATGCTGGTAGCGCTGATCAGCGGTATCGTGATTCACAAGAAGATCTTCAAGGATTTCTTCACCTTCCGCCCCGGCAAGGGGCAGCGCTCTTGGCTCGACGCGCACAATGCCAGTGGCGTGCTGTTGTTGCCCTTTCACCTGATGATCACCTACACCGGGTTGGTGATCTTCTACCTGCTCTATATGCCCGCTGCGGTGGACGTCCTGTATGACGGTGACCGGCAGGCGGCCAGCCGCGATCTGCGAGGCGGCGCTGCGGAGCAACGAACCGAGCGTCCGCCAGCCGGCGGGCGTGGCCAGCAACGCGATGCCGGTATGGATCAGGCAATGGCAGGGCGCTCCGACGTCACTGCGCAGTCGGCAAGCGCTGTGCCCCTGGCGCCGCTCGGGCCGATCCTGGCGCAGGCCGAAGCGGCGATGGGCCCGGTCGGCGGGCTGTCCATCCAGAATCCGGGGCGGCCCGATGCGCGCATCGACGTGCGCCCCGTGCTCGGTAACCGAATCGAGCTGACCAAAGGCCGCAGCATGTCATTCGATGGCGTCAGCGGCGTCGTGCTGCGCAAGCCCGACGAGAGCCGGCCGAGCCTGCTCACGCAAAGAGTCATGGCGGGGCTGCACTTCGCCCAGTTCGGCGGCTATCCGATGCGCTGGTTGTACTTTCTCTGCGGCATGGTCAGTTGCGCCATGATCGCCACCGGCCTGCTGCACTTCTGCATCAAGCGCCGACGCAAGTACGCCGAGCAGAGCGCCGCATCGCAGCGTTTCCATCGCCTGGTGGAGTCGCTCAACCTGGCAGTGGTGGTCGGCCTGTCATTGGCCTGCATCGGCCTGCTCTGGGCCAATCGGCTGCTGCCGGTTCAGCTGGCCCAGCGTGGCGAATGGGAAGTGCGTGTGTTCTTCCTGATCTGGATGGTCGCGCTGGCCCATGCGCTGTGGCGACCGACGCTGCGCGGCTGGGCCGAACAGCTGGCGCTATTGGCGCTGCTCTGTGTCACGTTGCCGCTACTGAACATGGTGACTGCTGGCGGCGCGCCATGGGCGGATCCGACGCGGCTATGGCTGGAGCTCACCTGTGTGACGATGGGCGCGATCCTGCTGTGGCTGATGCGCAAGGTCACGCTGCGCACGGGCACTGTGCAGGAGCGACCGCGCCGCGCGGCGATGAAGCTGAAGGAGATGCACCCATGA
- a CDS encoding iron transporter, with amino-acid sequence MKAPSQPWPVVSRTLAAVLGGYVFTYCCTAALARLLPLAKSDAVVVATLAAFIIYTAAILWAFGCRSAWRAWAVIALALPLALIGFWPQLLERIG; translated from the coding sequence ATGAAAGCCCCTTCACAGCCCTGGCCGGTAGTATCGCGAACCCTCGCGGCCGTGCTGGGCGGCTACGTGTTCACCTACTGTTGCACGGCGGCGCTGGCGCGCTTGCTTCCTCTGGCAAAATCCGATGCGGTAGTAGTCGCGACGCTGGCAGCCTTTATCATCTATACGGCGGCTATCCTCTGGGCCTTTGGTTGCCGCAGCGCATGGCGTGCCTGGGCCGTGATAGCGCTGGCCCTGCCGCTGGCTCTGATTGGCTTCTGGCCACAATTGCTGGAGCGCATCGGATGA
- a CDS encoding class I SAM-dependent methyltransferase, whose translation MNTYDGYVMDVAYPPHFHKEIQPVWLASLAQFLGTAAPDITKPYSYCELGCGMGINLLVAAATNPLGQFVGVDANEKALAIAREAAKSVGLTNVHFVHADFAHFAQSNNLFFDFIVSHGVWSWIAPNQQKHILQVVAKFLKPKGLFYLHYMCHPGATQMMPVQKLLNDLARQLPGSSEQKLQAALDFVCELDVAGTFIDQPNLSEKIKSLKQKPACYLAHDFLTDNWAPQHSTDVHQSVAQTGVTYIGSASAFDNLDSLSVPGAVQPLLAKLASPALRETVKDLAKNQHQRSDLFQRTPVRLAQQDVLQQVDALRLQLMPQAPRSGALSFQTPIGEIQGPDDIFSPLLEKLAERPTTFAELRQLPAFTEKLGTLSQALQMLMWQGHIHPQRPDGLSCSDQASKLKAWIERNQLKLKIVEDCGTAVNYLAGNS comes from the coding sequence ATGAATACATATGATGGCTACGTGATGGACGTCGCTTATCCGCCGCATTTCCACAAGGAAATCCAGCCCGTCTGGCTAGCCAGCCTGGCTCAGTTCTTGGGCACGGCTGCTCCCGATATCACCAAGCCCTACTCCTATTGCGAGCTGGGTTGTGGCATGGGCATCAACCTGCTGGTCGCCGCTGCGACGAATCCGCTAGGCCAGTTCGTTGGTGTGGATGCCAACGAGAAGGCGCTGGCCATCGCCAGAGAGGCAGCAAAATCAGTCGGTCTGACGAACGTCCACTTCGTTCACGCAGATTTCGCCCACTTTGCGCAGAGTAACAATCTATTTTTCGATTTCATCGTCAGCCATGGTGTCTGGTCGTGGATTGCGCCGAACCAACAGAAGCACATCCTTCAGGTGGTTGCCAAATTCCTAAAGCCCAAGGGGCTCTTCTATTTGCACTACATGTGCCATCCAGGCGCGACTCAAATGATGCCGGTGCAGAAGCTGCTGAATGACCTGGCTCGACAGTTGCCAGGCTCTTCCGAGCAGAAGCTGCAAGCTGCGCTGGATTTCGTATGTGAGCTGGACGTCGCCGGCACTTTCATAGATCAGCCCAACTTGAGCGAAAAGATAAAGTCACTCAAGCAGAAACCTGCCTGTTATCTCGCCCATGATTTCCTGACCGACAATTGGGCTCCGCAGCATTCGACCGATGTTCATCAATCGGTGGCACAGACCGGCGTTACCTATATAGGCAGTGCCAGTGCCTTCGACAATTTGGACAGCCTGTCCGTACCGGGCGCCGTACAGCCGCTTCTGGCAAAGCTGGCATCGCCCGCGCTAAGGGAAACGGTCAAGGATCTGGCGAAGAATCAGCATCAGCGCAGCGATCTGTTTCAGCGTACTCCGGTTCGACTGGCCCAGCAGGACGTTCTACAGCAGGTCGATGCCCTTCGGCTACAGCTGATGCCCCAAGCGCCACGCTCAGGCGCGCTGTCGTTCCAAACGCCAATCGGGGAAATCCAAGGCCCTGACGACATTTTCTCACCCCTGCTGGAAAAGCTAGCCGAACGCCCCACCACTTTTGCCGAGCTAAGACAGCTGCCCGCTTTTACCGAAAAGCTCGGCACGTTATCGCAAGCGTTGCAGATGCTGATGTGGCAGGGCCATATCCATCCGCAACGTCCGGATGGCCTCAGCTGCAGCGACCAGGCAAGCAAATTGAAAGCATGGATCGAGCGGAACCAACTGAAATTGAAAATTGTGGAGGATTGCGGAACAGCCGTTAACTACCTGGCTGGCAACTCATGA
- a CDS encoding TonB-dependent receptor, producing the protein MPTLKSPLIATPHPTFQKTLIAATLATLAYSASAQERLELDSIVVTASGFEQNIKDAPATISVITAEELKKRSYTDITDALKNVAGVQIVGGGVEQSIMVRGMTSAYTLFLIDGRPAQGNDAFSERGSQQGTPINFLPPLESIERIEVIRGPASSLYGSDAMGGVINIITKKVSNELSGSITTEYTVPSKSNELNEDTWQTSAYLNVPLIEDVLGLQLTGAYHDQDESNFVGGSDAAATDPEYEKRNVGGKLSWNINEQNNLTLGHTYTKQERWKNPGRSLLETDDPSYTESIKKNYFIEHDGNYGNVLAKTYINYDNSENATTLNPVTGKGIEYEVITANTQATYFIGSHAITGGLTHKYENLEHNSNGLREPVVADANATVEMNRYQNSIFLEDNWNLTDDFILTLSGRYDDNQAFGGQFSPKVYGVYHLNDNFTIKGGVTTGYKAPDLRSSATDFGSTSMGGVIIGNPDLVPETSLNREIGIAYEEQDLGLLTTLTAYVIDYEDKINRTGRVCPQDPTESVPCEYNGTTYPGHRFGYTAYENVDEAELRGIEWTLDYRLLDNLTYRHSYTYTETEQKSGDYKGKPLNDVAKHMFNASLDWQATGRINVWTQYNYRGKTSGRWQTGTSGSQTNGFRYPAYSFVDAGVAFKATNDLTLKAGVYNLGNKEVTTDGEYAYNLDGRRFIFSLTQAF; encoded by the coding sequence ATGCCAACCCTCAAAAGCCCTCTTATCGCAACGCCACATCCCACGTTCCAGAAAACCCTCATCGCAGCCACGCTGGCCACATTGGCATATTCAGCCTCAGCACAGGAACGGCTGGAGCTGGATTCGATTGTAGTTACTGCCTCGGGCTTCGAGCAAAACATCAAGGATGCGCCAGCCACGATCTCCGTCATCACGGCCGAGGAGTTGAAGAAGCGTTCCTATACCGACATCACCGATGCGTTGAAAAACGTGGCGGGGGTGCAGATTGTTGGCGGCGGCGTTGAACAGTCGATCATGGTCCGGGGCATGACTTCGGCTTACACCCTCTTCCTCATCGACGGTCGCCCTGCCCAAGGTAACGATGCGTTCTCCGAGAGGGGTTCTCAGCAGGGTACCCCTATCAACTTCCTGCCGCCGCTCGAGTCCATCGAGCGCATTGAGGTCATCCGCGGCCCGGCATCGTCCCTATATGGCTCCGATGCCATGGGCGGCGTGATCAATATCATTACCAAGAAGGTGTCGAACGAGCTGAGCGGCAGCATCACCACCGAATATACGGTGCCGTCCAAGTCCAACGAGCTCAATGAGGATACCTGGCAAACCAGTGCTTACCTCAACGTACCGCTGATCGAGGATGTCCTGGGTCTGCAGCTGACCGGTGCTTACCACGATCAGGACGAGAGCAACTTCGTAGGTGGCAGCGACGCCGCGGCCACCGATCCCGAATACGAAAAGCGTAATGTTGGCGGAAAACTGTCCTGGAATATCAACGAGCAAAACAATCTGACGCTCGGCCACACCTATACCAAGCAGGAACGCTGGAAAAACCCAGGTAGAAGCCTGCTCGAGACTGACGATCCGAGCTACACCGAGTCCATCAAGAAGAATTACTTCATCGAGCATGATGGAAATTACGGCAACGTGCTGGCCAAGACGTACATCAACTACGACAACTCTGAAAATGCCACCACGCTAAATCCCGTAACTGGTAAGGGCATCGAGTACGAGGTAATCACGGCCAATACCCAGGCGACTTACTTCATCGGCTCTCACGCCATCACGGGTGGTTTGACGCACAAATACGAGAACCTGGAACACAACTCCAACGGCCTGCGAGAGCCGGTAGTTGCAGACGCCAACGCCACCGTCGAAATGAATCGCTATCAGAACTCCATATTCCTGGAGGACAACTGGAACCTGACCGATGATTTCATCCTGACTCTGAGCGGACGCTACGACGACAACCAGGCTTTTGGTGGCCAATTCAGTCCAAAGGTTTATGGCGTCTACCACCTGAACGACAACTTCACCATCAAGGGTGGCGTCACCACCGGCTACAAAGCGCCTGACCTGCGCTCCAGCGCCACTGACTTCGGTTCCACCTCAATGGGCGGCGTGATCATCGGCAACCCAGATCTGGTACCAGAAACCAGCCTCAACCGTGAAATCGGCATCGCTTACGAAGAGCAGGACCTTGGGCTGCTCACCACCCTGACCGCCTACGTGATCGATTACGAGGACAAGATCAATCGTACCGGCCGGGTTTGCCCTCAGGACCCCACCGAGAGCGTCCCATGTGAATACAACGGCACGACGTACCCAGGCCATCGCTTCGGTTACACCGCCTACGAGAACGTCGACGAGGCGGAGCTGCGCGGTATCGAGTGGACCCTGGACTACCGTCTGCTCGACAACCTGACCTATCGGCACAGCTACACCTACACCGAGACCGAGCAGAAGTCGGGCGACTACAAGGGCAAGCCGCTCAACGATGTAGCCAAGCACATGTTCAACGCCTCGCTTGACTGGCAGGCCACCGGCCGGATCAATGTCTGGACCCAGTACAACTACCGCGGCAAGACCTCCGGTCGCTGGCAGACCGGCACCAGCGGTTCCCAAACCAACGGTTTCCGTTACCCTGCATACAGCTTCGTTGACGCTGGCGTAGCCTTCAAAGCGACGAACGACCTGACCTTGAAGGCGGGTGTCTACAACCTTGGCAACAAGGAAGTCACCACGGATGGCGAGTACGCCTACAACCTGGACGGCCGACGCTTCATCTTCTCGTTGACCCAAGCGTTCTAA